The sequence below is a genomic window from Babesia bigemina genome assembly Bbig001, chromosome : II.
TTCACCGCCTCCACAGTGTCGGTGTGATCCTCCAGAAATGATGCGGATATACTTTTCTTAGTTAGTCCCACGAAGTACAGAGATCCATCGTATAACCCCGCCACAGCGAGCTGTACAGTATCGTGGCAGTCGACGCAAGTCACTGAATCTTTGCCAAGTGGAACGTCGCTCACGCTGCCCACGGTGCCGTTAGAATAACGTACAATGTTGAGGTGCCCGTCATCACCTCCCAACACGGCCAACGCATTGTCACCGTACATACATAACTTGCCGCAGGAGTTGGTGTCGGTTGTATTCACGCAAGCCGTCGTCTGCAATTGCGGGTCCCAAATGTACACGGTGTGGCCTGAGCCACCAAACATCACGGCGCTAGAGTCGCCTAGCCACGAAATCCATTCAATGCCGTCAGTGGGCCCGTTAACCGTGCACATGTGATCATACTTCGTACCGACCGTGCTGTAAACCAAAAAGCAGCCATCCATGCAGCCGAGCGACAGATAAGCGCCATTGGGGGAATATGCGCAGCAACTCACGGTCTCTTCGAAAGGACCCAGCAAGGTTTGTTGAGCCTCGCTTCCTTCTGCGAACTTTCGAAACTATGACTGGCAAAACAAACCGTCCTGTGATGATAAGTCGACTATCGTACACGTGTCGTCGCACGAACCGACCGCAACGTGAGCCACCTCCGGAAAAGCTGGATGTACCGACAAAGAAATCAATTCAGCCTTGAATTCCTTTCTCCAGCACTCGTATGTAGTGTCTAATGGCTGGTCAGAGTCGGAATCATCGTCTATGACGCAGCCCGGTTTGAGGTGAAAGACATCATCTTCCTCCGCATCCTTCTCGGCAAAATCGTCCAGATTTTTCACCCACATTCTGTAAATGGCAATGTGTCAAAAACAGTTAATAATGTTATGACGGCCTGCGGCAGTCAGCCCGTCGGCGGGCTTACCGCGGCCGGATAAGCACAGAAAACGGAAACCATTCGGGGTTTTCGTTGCACATTATAACACATAGCGTCGTAGACATGGTTCTTGACGGGCTATCGGAGCTGCAAAGCCTCAGTGCATCATCGAAGGTTGCACAAATTCTCAAAAATCACCTCGATCTCGACAATTCGGTACGTGGAAGCGAATGACTGTCACATAATACCAGGACCTTGTGGAGTTCATTATTCACCTAGCTAAGAAGGCAAAGAGTGCCGCCGATTTCAACCGACTGCTTGATGAAAATGAAGCTGAGATGCCGACTGCCCTCGGAGAACAACTTTTTAACGTCGTGAGAACTCTGGACCCTCCCAAGAAGAATAAAGGTATGCCAACGTATCAATTAGAGACCTATAGAACCCATTCAGAAACGTGGGACGACATAATAGCCGCGGAAAATGACGAACGACTTAACTTCCCTGCACTCTCCATGAGGAACAGCGACATCAAAAATGACAGCAGGCACAAAATTGAAGTCAAGAAAGAGGTAGGCGCGCATCTACCGTTACGTTGCAACTTCAAATAGGGGGAACTGTCAGACTGGGCCAAAGAACTGTTGAAGCAGGAGACAGGTCAAGCATATGAGGACGACAGGGAGAGAGACAGTCGAAGAAATCGGGATGTACAGCGTGATAGGGAAAGGGATGGTCGCATAAGAGGCGAAAATGTACGTGTGAAGGATGACAGGGGTTCCCGTAATGACTATAAGGAAGGCTATAGAAGGGATAGCTACCGTTCACGAGCTGATGACAGAGATCGGCGATATCGCAGCCATGAGAGGAGAAGCAGGAGTAGCAGCGGGGAGCGCACGCCTACAATAGACATTAAAGGCCAAGTATTTCTTGGCAGGGTAAATAGGATCATGGAATATGGTGCATTTGTTTCGTTTCGTACCAAAACTGGGAGGCATGTTGGCCTCCTACACGTATCTGAAATACTTCCGGGTAAACGCCGACTTCTGGACGTAAGAGAGGTTTTAAAAGAAAATATGGAAGTGTATGTCAAGGTCGTTGCGGTCAACGGTGACAAAGTGAATCTGTCAATGAAAACCGTGGACCAGCATACCGGTAAAGAGGATTCCAGCCGAACGACATCTTCTATAAGTGAGGACACTCAAATCAGGCGTGTTCACACGACTATGATGGGAGAATCAACCAATGCCCCTTTGAACAGTTATGCGCACGGCGTTGAGGGCAGAAAGCGGCGTATGGTCACCGATCTTGAGAAATGGGAACAACAACAGTTAATTAACAGCGGCGTTCTAACGAAAGGAGAACGCATGGGCATGAATTTAAATGCAGATCGCGATGCCAtagaggaggaggaagaagtTGAAATTGAAATTAATGAAGCGTGTCCCACCTTCCTCAAAGGTCAAACGAGACGTTCAGGTACTGTTCGTGACGTACGATTAACTAAAAACACCTATAGGCATCGAACTCTCTCCAATTAAAATTGTATCAAACCCAGAAGGCTCGCTTGCCAGGGCTATAACCACAAGCTCGACAATCGCAAGAGAACGAAGGGATGCTGAAAGAGCGCAGGAGGACCGTCACATTATAGAAGCCCGTCGCGACGATGCAACTGCAGAAGGTTTAAACTTGCGCCAGGGGGGTAGTAGCACCGCACAGTTCATGATGGAATTGCAAAAGGCCAATAGTATGCATAAGAGGGAACACGCTCCGGGTGATAGAGGCCAACAAAAACAAACAACTCTGGTGTCAATTAAGGATCAAAGAGAGTCGCTACCAATTTTTAGTTTTAGGGAAGATCTATTGCAGGCCGTGCGTGAAAATGACGTCCTCGTCGTAGTGGGTGAAACCGGAAGCGGAAAGAGTACACAGATACCACAATATCTTGCGGAAAGTGGGTACAATTGTGGGCAAAACGGCAGCGTCAGAGTCATCGGGTGTACTCAGCCAAGACGGGTAGCCGCGATCTCTGTGGCAAAGCGCGTAGCTGAGGAAGTTGGTTGCAGGCTGGGTCAAGAGGTCGGATACTGTATTCGGTTTGAGGATTGTACAACGAAGGACACCATGATCAAGTTCATGACTGACGGTATGCTATTGCGAGAGGTGCTTCAGGACCCCATGCTTGAGCGATACTCTTGCATCATGCTTGACGAGGCACATGAACGCACCATAGCTACTGATGTCTTGTTCGCACTGCTCAAGGTGGGTTAGCTTGTGCGTAATCCGCACCTTACATGCTCTATACGCATAAATCGACCGCTGATAAGCAGTGTGTAAGAAATCACAGCACGCTGCATAGGTACCGGTCGTATATTAACGAATGCCAATTGTGTTTAATGCTATGTATAAAGGTATAATTGGCTACATTACACTTTAGGAATGCTGCGCAAATCGAAATGACTTCAAACTCATCGTCACTTCGGCAACACTGGAAGCAGAAAAGTTTTCTGCGTACTTCAACGACTCTAGCATATTTTCAATACCCGGTAGGATGTTCCCAGTGGAGATTCTGCATACCAAGGAGCAAGAGAGTGACTATGTAGAGGCCTCTTTGATCACTGTGCTGAATATCCATTTAAACGAACCTGCTGGAGACATATTGCTTTTCCTTACAGGGCAGGAAGAGATCGACGTTGCGTGTAGGACACTGCATGAACGTATGAAGAGGCTTGAGTCAATGTCGCCACCACCTTTGATCATTTTGCCTGTATATGCAGCTCTGCCGGGGGAAATGCAAAGCGCAATCTTCGAACCAACGCCCCCTGGTTGCAGGAAGTGTGTCATTGCGACTAATATAGCAGAGGCATCGCTTACCATAGATGGTGAGTTCGTGCGTGCATTTACGATCTACTAATCGAATTGCAGGCATATTCTACGTCATCGACCCTGGTTTCGCCAAAGTGAAGAGGTATAACCCCAGAACGGGCATGGAATCTCTGGTGGTCGTGCCCATATCGCAAGCCAGCGCAAAACAGAGATCTGGAAGGGCAGGGAGAACTGGCCCCGGAAAGTGCTACCGACTGTATACGGAGGATTCATACAGGTCAGAAATGCTTCCGACGGCCATTCCAGAAATCCAACGTACAAATCTTGCCAACGTCGTCATCCTACTCAAGGCAATGGGAATCAACGACTTTTTGAATTTTGATTTCATGGATAAACCCCCTGTCGAAACTTTAATCGACGCATTGGACAATCTCTACCACCTAGGTGCCCTAGACGACGAAGGGCTGCTAACAAGACTTGGACGAAAAATGGCCGAGTTTCCCATGGACCCTAACATGGCAAAAATGCTCCTGACGTCAATCGATATGGGGTGTTCGGATGAAATAATCACCATTGTTTCAATGTTGTCCATTCAGAACATCTTTTATCGGCCGCAGGACAAACAGGCGCAAGCGGACAGGGCTAAATCGCGATTCACACAAGCCGAAGGGGACCATCTTACATTATTGGAGGTCTACAACCAGTGGAGGAGAAACAAATTCTCGTCTTTGTGGTGCCACGAAAATTTCCTACAGGTTGGTCCCCTTTTGCGTATCACACAGAAATTCAGTCACGTGCGTTGTTGCGGGCACAAGAAGTACGCAAACAACTTATATCAATTATGGACAGATACAATTTCAAGGTGACATCGTGCGGCAACGATCCAGAGAAGGTTGCCAAGTCTGTCTGCGCAGGGTTCTTCCACCACTCGGCCCGCAGGGACCCGCAGGAGGGGTATCGCACCATCCTGGATCAGCAGAACGTTTTTATACACCCATCGTCAGCTCTGTACAACAGATCACCGGAGTACGTTGTGTACCACGAGCTGGTTATGACCACAAAGGAGTACATGCGGGACCTCACAACAGTCAAGGCGCAATGGCTCCTCGAACTGGCGCCATCCATGTTCAAGAAGTGCGAAGGCGTTAGTAAGGCTAAGATGGGCCAAAAAATCGAGCCGTTGCACAACAAGTTCGAGGAGAAGGACGCGTGGAGACTCTCCAAGCGCAGAGGGTAATAGCCACTCCACAGACGCCATGCTAAATGAGCAACGTAAACACCGATATATTTGTATATTATGTTGTTCTGTTATGACTACATGCGCTCTACCTCCTCACATCGTCGTGTATCGTCTCGGGTAGCTCACCGACTACCGAAATCGCGTAACAACCAGGAATCACATCGCCTGCGAGCATTATCTACCGCACACGCGACGGACACCTTGAGGTGCCGTGGACTCACCTAAATTGTTGAAACGCGCAGCCCACGATTTTTGAGGGTCCATAATGGATATGAGTCCACTGAAGTTTGAACTTGTGCAATCCAACGTGCGCCTCCGGTCCCCATCCATCTGGAGGAAGGCGCAGTTCCCGCAACCACGCTCAAAAAACTGCACAGCGTTTTTTCTGATTTGGTAAACGTTTGCACCGCAAACTGTATTAGCTAACCTGGTCCTCACTCATTATCAGGCGGCATGAAATGCAGGCCCGAAGCTTGAATATAGTACTTTCGCCTTCTTGGCGCTGGCGGTGGGTCCGTCTACAAGGATGTTAGAAACTCAACGCATACAGTATAGAGCCAGCATACGCCGGTTCACGGTTATAAGAAGGTGATTCGGTCAACATACCGTGGTACGAAATCGAATTTCCCGCCGTTCAGGTCCTCATACTCATCCTCTTCGTCCTCCTTGTCCAAATGATCGGACTCGAACATATCTAGCGCCAATATAAAACGTTGCATTTTACACTTACCTTTGCGTGCCATGGCTACCCAGTAGGACGCCGTGAATTGGTCACTGATGCAACCCGAATCGTGGCTAATGTGAGCATCCACACAACGCTGCGACACGGCTCATGGGTGATAACAACCAACGGTATAACACCTATATTTTACCTATACCTATATGACCGTAATTACAGGGATGACAACTGCTCTTCCGGAGCGCTGATGTGTGACTAAGTGGTTTCCAGCAAGAAGGCATTAGCAACGGAAGCGAACGCGATCGTTCCTTAATCTTCTATAAGCATGCCAAAAGCTCATTTAGATCATATTGGCATCAATAATACGTAGTTGTCCGTTTTAGATGCAACACCTATCAAAAATGGCCAACGAGAGCTCCAGTGGAAGACGCGGCGTGTCGCTGGGCCTTAATGAGAAGGTCTTCCGCGCTAACAGGAGCATGGTGGTGCCCAGCTCAAACCTTTATGAGGCAAACGGAGGAGATTCCATGTTTGTAGAGCGCGAAATCGTGGTGGAATCTCACGTTCCTCTTGTGCAAGACAACTGGGAAACAACCTGGTCGACGTTCGACCATATAGAAGCCGCAATTGAGCGATCCATCCATTGCAGCACACAGCCATACGTTAGTATACTGGATGATGCTCTGGGAGAAGTGGCAAAACTCGAAAAACAAAGGGCAGCTAAGGAACTGGAAAAGCAAATGGAAGCTAAAGCATTGCAAGAACAGCAAGATAAGAAGCTAGCGCAACAGAAGACTGAATGTACGAATAAAAACCAGTCAGATGCCACTTCGAACCCTCATGTGGGTTGTTCGAAATCCAAATCGCATGTAGAAGCGGGACCAGCAAGCAGCCACGCTGCCGTGGCTAACGCATCACTTCAAGCAACTAAGGGAGGTATTCATACGACTACTGCAGGCAGTAAGAGCGCAATTAAAACGGCGGGTACGACTTCGAAATACGAAAAGGAGAGAGACGCCGCTGACGTCACTCAAGCGGACTATGTTCCCCGTAATTCGTACACCAAGCAAATCGACGACTACGAGGCAGAGCACGAGCAAATCAAGATTGAGTACGATGTGTTTGTGCAGAACAGTGATCCTGCGGTGAAATCAATCAGGTTGGACGTCGCAAAGGCAGTAAACAGAACTGTTAACACACTGGCAAGCACGCAAAAGCAAGTGGATCATTCGTACACAACCCTACTCAACATACGGAATCAGTATGCGAATGAGCCTGGAGTTGCCACGTTCGTAATATTCAGAGTTATTGAAGCTGTGCTTGACTGCTGTGAACCTGGGTGTCAAATGTACCTCAACCCAAAGGCTGCATGGCCATCGGCACATCTCATCCGGGGAGTAATGGCGATGAAGTCAGAATGCAGGGCCATATATTACGCGTTGATAAAAAAGCGTTGTCCTTACGTCATACCGAGACTctacctaagcagcaacaCTAGCAGACTGGAGGCGCTCCATCGATATTCGAAAGACAACAGTAGCACCTATTTCAAAAGGCAAATGGCTCTTTTGAGGCTACATATTGCAGTTTTGGTGGTAACAAAGGACAGAGAGGGCCTCTGGGCATGGTTTGCAGGCTTCATTAATGCGTCTTCCAAACCAGTCTTCAAGCTTCCGTTATCGGGTGTGCTAGTCACTGCAATGCGTACTGCGGGCCATTTCTGCTTGGCATCATACAAAGAGCAGTTCAGAAAGGTATGTTTAACTGCATAGCGAACGCAAACGCGTAATTGTGCCAAACGCGGTCATTTAATCACATAAACTGACCCTGTCGCAGGTGCTTTCATTgtgcggtgacatggtcaagaAGGGTCAATTCAAGGTACAAAATTGCGAGGCCGCGGGCATGTACCATGAACAGCTATCGCACTTTTTTGAAGAATACCGGTTGGTTCGATAGTTTCGATTACCATCGTTGCTCAGCAAAAAGGGAACTCTGGAGAAGCCTGATGGATTCGAAATGAAGCGTCAAGAGGAAGACCTGCGACGGGACATCTGAGCCTGTAAAGGCCAGGCCGATGTACTACAGGTGCACACTTTGGGATGCTAAGTTAATCTAAGCATCCAATGAAGTTCACAACTAGGACGGTGCAATGCCTAAGTTACACAAGTGCATTAACCTATGCGTTCAagtccatctcatcgcaaACTTATGCCACTTCTCAGACAATGTGGCGGTCCAAGCCGAGGCAGAAGTCTCAACCAGAGAATTAACGTGCTGGCGCAAGTCATAGTCTCGATGTTCTGTAAGCATGAACTTAGATTCCATCTCGACCATTGCACTAAGATTCACGTTTTTCAAATTGCTATCGACCAATATGTATAACAGCATGATAATCAACTTTGCATGGCGGCGCAATATCGTGAACACAAGATAGAATCGTTCCTTGAAACGGTGGTAGAAGTAAGAATTGTGCCCTCCCAGAAATTCTAACAACTCAGGCGATAATTTAAAGGGAGGGGCAGAAAACGGTTTCGGGTCTGACCCCAACACATACCCGTAGTCTACATGTACCACGTGACCGCTGCGGCTCACTATCAGATTGTCGTTGTGGCGATCCCCGATTCCCAAAAGGTACGTCAACGCGCTGTAAGAGGCCAGACTGCCGACGAAGTTCAGGCgtttggtcagcgcgtCTACAAGTGACGGGTTATCACCTAAAACATACGCTTCGACGCTGCCGTGATCAGCCATAACAGCAGAAAGCGACTTCGTTTCCATCAAAAACTCCACGAAACCGTCCCTGGAACTCGTCGGGGTTACCTCATAGCTTTTTATATACGACTCCACGCCATGACGCCTCAGGAGAACGTCCGCGACCTTGACGATCTGTTGGCACAATTGATCCAAACGAAGGTCATCACTGTTTTTGAACATCACGTATCTCATATGCAAGTGTCCCTCCCTTTGTGAAGAAATTTTTGTTCCCGTGTGCTCTGCTAAGGAACTAGCGCTATCCAGTCCTTGCTGAGCAGCTGCAATATCGGACACGTAGAACGCCAAAAGAAGGGGGTCGTGACTCGTTTTGACGACGCTGCAGCGACCTGTGTCAATGGATCGTATCCAAAATGATGGGTTGCTGAATAAAGGTAGCTGTACATTGAACCTAACGTTCGCATCAGATCCCATGCAAGTTCCCAAGCCGTGGAAAAGCTCACGCACGTCTTCGCTTTGAAGCGCTCCAGCCAAGGTGGCGCTTCTCCCAGTGTGACCATGCGAAGTCGATTTCAACTGTTGCATGAGAAAATTTAAGCGCTGTCGCAACAGGCGCTGAGACTTTATAGCGTGAAATACGCCTTGACTTTCACCACCTGCCTGAATCACGCCGAGAAAATGGGTCATCTCATGCGATGGGCGTGTAATTGGCTTATCCCAGCTCTCCAGCGCCCAATACATCCTGATAGCTATTTCGTGGTCAGTGCGACATGCTTCTATCAAGTGGTGAATAACCCTGCGCGATCCTGGGGCAACGACCAGCTGAGGTAAGAACCGAACCAACTTTTTCGTCGTATACTTCCTAATCAACAGATCACATGCGTACTCCTGCACCTCTTTAGGCACATGAGGCGGGGCAAAGTCGCGTGAAACAAGCTCCAGAAGCGTGCCTAAACAAGGTTCTTGCCACGCATACATAGCTCGTATCGCGGCATAACACTCTGTTGGCGAGCTCCAGTCAACAAAACGGAGGAAGGTGCTCAACGCACTTCCTGACAAGGACATGAGCCGCTGGTACCGCCACACCAACTCGTTTATCTTCCGGTAACCGATGCGACCACGCGATCCAGTCACATCAAAAGTGTCCAATGTTCCTGGGGCACTACTTACACTGTATAGGGGCGTGGATAACAAGCATTTCAGAAACGATATATCTGGTGGCTCCGGAAAGAAGGAAAGCCCGCCACCAGGGACGAACATCCTGCTGTTAATACTCAAAGTTTCGGCCATCATGGGGCAAATCATATATTGGTCCCTGTAAAAAGCTGGGGCTTGGATGAATCCCAGAACTGTAGGCATTCCACATACGGGGGCATTGTCAATAATATGCGTCATACGAACTATCCTTCGTATTGTATTTTCTTCGCATCCCTGGCCAAGGTAGATACTTCCCACGCGACGACGCCAAACACGATTCCTATAGCGCTGGTCATCTGTAGCAAATAAACGTTCCAACTTCGACATGTTGGCACAACCTGGAGAGAGCGTTCGGTCACTACTGTAACGATCGGACAGCCAACCGGGCGCATGCGATAACTGTGTACGCTTGCCCCCCGAATGTAGCATCATATGAAGAGTAGAAAAGGCGGTACACCGGTTGGCTGATACAAATTTATCCACTTGAACTACACCCACTGTCAATATGGCTCTCGGAATCCCTTCTGCACAGCGCTCAATGGCAATGCTCCCCGAAAAGGCAAGAACCTGCAAGTAAAAGTACATAAGATAGCGATATGGTCCCATGTGAGACATATTTATGAGAGAGTTGTTGCGGTAAATGAAGGAAATGATGCGTTTTAAATCCTCGCATATCCTGGTGAGGTGGGATGCGCAAACGCGACGTTGGGCggggctgcagcagcaagaaTGGATGTTACAAACTTCATTTTGCTCCGTCAGTGGGGATTCGCGAGCATAAAACATGTCTACGTAACCGTTCACGGAACTGTTTCTTGGCGTTATGTCCAATTGCGACTTCGCGAATAGCAGACCAGCCATAAAAATCTCGCTTCGCAGGACGAGATTTGAGCACTGTTTGTACCGCCAATTAGGAGTCTGGAATCGTAGAAATGTGTCTATATGGACAATAATTGGAACCTTTATTCGGTCATGTTGTCGTGCATGCCACTTGCGGCGCCGCTGTCGATGACGCCGAAATAGGCTTTTAACTGCTGGTTTGGCAAATTCCTCATTATCACACTTTCTTCCAAACTTAAAACCAGACATCAACTTTGTCAACTCGGCATACCAACACTCTTCGGTCGAAGATCCCTCCATAACGGAGGCTGCGACGAGGCATTTTAAATGCCTCCGCAGCCTGAATTCGCAACTCTTACCTGCGTAACGTCGGAGTGAACAGCAATAAGCGCTGTGTTTTCCAAAGATTGGCGATTTTGAACCTCTGCTGTACGTATTGCGGTGCTTCACTCGATGGTACCTCGGTGCATCAATACCGGGATATACGTCGTGATAGCCTGTAAGCTGGTTACGATTGAGACACACAGTCACTGTATCCGATATAGCTTCACCATTTTCGTGTAGGGAACACCGGAGCTGTATGTCGGCCTGGCGTGGGTCCACAGGACACTGGCGACTAGGGTCTGATATCCCCTCCTGGTCTGCAATCTCACATGGCAGCAGGGCCGAGTTGTCGGCCGCAGTATTACGCCTCTCACTCCCATAGTCTTCACATAAAAAGGCCAAGGAACCTAGCGAAACTACTAATTCGTGCAAGCCAAATTTGTGGAAATGCAGCCTGGGGTCTGGAGGAACCAAATCCTGTATCAAACCAGCCAAATGGCATCTGGACACATGGTTTTCGTATTtcatcacatcgctacGATCCGACGACAAATGCGATATCCCTCAATACAAATTAGCAGCGCCCGGGAAGACAGTCTTCCAACCTTTGCATTGTCAGCTTCGCTGCGATAGCCTTTATACTGCTCGATTCTTTGTACTACATTTAAAAATACTACGTGTACGTCCGATTGCAACACGAACCCTTCGGTAATACGGCACCTTCCGTTGTCGAAGGAGCGCCATCGACTATGTGTGTAGAATGTATGCTATGCCATGTCGGCTATGTAAACCGTATGGTCTCCCAGGATGATTGCCGTGGTATAGCTTAATCGCGTACTATCGTAATATATTGATGTGTGGGACCCTGTAGGCTTCCGCGCCCGTAAATCTCAGTTGAGTACATGGAAAGTCGCTAGGTTATGTGTCCTTCCAACGCGACACAAAATCGCAGTATCGCACATTCTTGGCTATGTCTTACATAATAGGGTTGGCTCGCACCCCTTTCTCGCCCGTTTTGGGAGCACTGGTGGAGGAATCCAGTATCGCGCTAGGTAGGTCAGCAACTGTTACGTCTTGACGTATACATAGGAGCAACAGCACTTAATGGGGCGTTAAGCCGCAGTCTTACGTCGCGCAATCGCATAGACCGTCTTGTGTTGAGCCAAGTTTTTTCCGCCGGTGCAGGGTCGTCACCAGCAAGACAGATTTCAATCAATACGGGTAGGTGTTTCCTCTTAAGGCTGGCATATTATGCATCAATCTGATAGCGTAGTCCGGTTTCTAAGAGTTTATTATGATACGGTAGGGCTGCCCAGCTCCACTCGATGTTTCCAAACAAGCCAGCTATGCACAAGCGGCCTGAAAGCCATCAGTATTGCAAAAGACGCGCTGGATCTCCGCAAGTCACAACTAACGTCCGTAGTGGGAGCAGAAAGCACCTCACAAGCGCCTTTCCTTCTCACGTAAGTTCCACATTGACGCAAGCGTATAAACATGCAGGAAGGCTAGAGCAGGTGGGTACGGGGTCGGAGACGACGTACTGGTGGACTCCGTAACATCTGACGGGTTCACGAAAATGGGCATCGACGTGGATAGCTTCACGAAAAACGCACGTATATCGAAATTGGAAATGGTGCAATACGCCGCCGAATCCTTCaggcgtgcagcagcgtgctACAGCGATGGGATAATGCAAATCGAAATCGCTCCTGTAATAGTGAAAAACAGTAGGAGTGACGCGTGCGTGTTTGCAAACGAGTGCAGAGCGATCGGCGGCGCGTGAGGGCGAAGCGTGGATATCACACCCGCATACGAAACTGGTCGAAGATACTTTGCCCAGACATTTTGTACCCAAGCATGCGTCTGCTTCCACAATCAAAACAAAGAGTACCATGGCAGATGGGGCTTGCTCTTTGCtactgtgcgacgacggatTCCTTCGAGAAAGCGGAGCGACCCCCTTCGCACGCATCCTGGATTGCTGCGAGCTGAGCACGGATTCAGACAGGTTCCCCGATGCCTTAACTGATGTTATCAGGGAGTGTAGTCGTCGAGTGAACTCACGAATTGATATTTACGACATCAACGACCAGTACGCATTCCTGCCAATATATGTTGCCAAGGCCCTAAATATCGACCATTCTCGCATCAACGTTCACGGAAGCACCATCGCGATAGGGCACCCCATGGGTAGGTGTTATGATCGTTACCTGTGTCTGGTTAGTCAATGAAAATGTGCAATACGCTACACCGGTGCCAAAAGGTAAATGGCGCAATGGCTTGCCTAGCTTATACAATCTACCCTCAAACTAGTGACACTACCAAAAAATGTCTATGGGGAAATGTACCTCGCATGAATCAAGCCCGTGCTTCCCTTAATTATGAACAGGGAATGTCTTGACGCTACATCTGCGGATTGCATatacatgtcaatcacattCAGCACGTATTCCGCATGGTACAATTCATTAATACAATACATGTTGGGTTCTGGAAACGTTAACGAAATTGTAGGTGCAACAGGAATACGTCAGATTATCTCACTCGTAACAGCACTGCGTTCGCAAGGGTTGCAATACGGATGTGCTGCCGGAGCGAATGCGGTGGGAGATGCTATAGCCGTGATACTGGAAGTGCCTTAATTAACTCCATACATGTTTATACACATTACTGCTTCATCCAAAATGGAACGGGATAAGAACCCGCGGCGCGGCTCGTCGTCCAAATCCACCTTGTACACGCTAACCTCGGGTTCGCTTTCTATAAACCTCATTAACTCAGCCTCAGCATCTACGGAGGGTACGTTTTGCGCAGAGGATACGTCTACCACCAGGAATTTGATAGCAGCGCAATTGCGGTTAATCCGGAAAAACTTAACGGCGGCACTGAAACCGGTCCGATATTTATCATAGGAAGTAACATAGACGATCACATGGACTCCAGAAATCAACGTTGTATCCGTAGCTGCGTCGAGGAAGTTTTCGCTCTCCGGAGGTGTGAAAAA
It includes:
- a CDS encoding transcription factor, putative; the protein is MARKGKCKMQRFILALDMFESDHLDKEDEEDEYEDLNGGKFDFVPRRTHRQRQEGESTIFKLRACISCRLIMSEDQFFERGCGNCAFLQMDGDRRRTLDCTSSNFSGLISIMDPQKSWAARFNNLGDVIPGCYAISVVGELPETIHDDVRR
- a CDS encoding WD domain, G-beta repeat domain containing protein, putative, with the protein product MWVKNLDDFAEKDAEEDDVFHLKPGCVIDDDSDSDQPLDTTYECWRKEFKAELISLSVHPAFPEVAHVAVGSCDDTCTIVDLSSQDEGSEAQQTLLGPFEETVSCCAYSPNGAYLSLGCMDGCFLVYSTVGTKYDHMCTVNGPTDGIEWISWLGDSSAVMFGGSGHTVYIWDPQLQTTACVNTTDTNSCGKLCMYGDNALAVLGGDDGHLNIVRYSNGTVGSVSDVPLGKDSVTCVDCHDTVQLAVAGLYDGSLYFVGLTKKSISASFLEDHTDTVEAVKFCTGASSTMAVSCGHDGRVITWDCERMAKLNVVPLLSKLTRMVWVPSVLVVAVSNVRGELYTLKNGKVIKHNRPHQKMVLDLATLPCDDDECALLSVSEDGSMVM
- a CDS encoding Probable pre-mRNA-splicing factor ATP-dependent RNA helicase produces the protein MVLDGLSELQSLSASSKVAQILKNHLDLDNSDLVEFIIHLAKKAKSAADFNRLLDENEAEMPTALGEQLFNVVRTLDPPKKNKETWDDIIAAENDERLNFPALSMRNSDIKNDSRHKIEVKKEGELSDWAKELLKQETGQAYEDDRERDSRRNRDVQRDRERDGRIRGENVRVKDDRGSRNDYKEGYRRDSYRSRADDRDRRYRSHERRSRSSSGERTPTIDIKGQVFLGRVNRIMEYGAFVSFRTKTGRHVGLLHVSEILPGKRRLLDVREVLKENMEVYVKVVAVNGDKVNLSMKTVDQHTGKEDSSRTTSSISEDTQIRRVHTTMMGESTNAPLNSYAHGVEGRKRRMVTDLEKWEQQQLINSGVLTKGERMGMNLNADRDAIEEEEEVEIEINEACPTFLKGQTRRSGIELSPIKIVSNPEGSLARAITTSSTIARERRDAERAQEDRHIIEARRDDATAEGLNLRQGGSSTAQFMMELQKANSMHKREHAPGDRGQQKQTTLVSIKDQRESLPIFSFREDLLQAVRENDVLVVVGETGSGKSTQIPQYLAESGYNCGQNGSVRVIGCTQPRRVAAISVAKRVAEEVGCRLGQEVGYCIRFEDCTTKDTMIKFMTDGMLLREVLQDPMLERYSCIMLDEAHERTIATDVLFALLKECCANRNDFKLIVTSATLEAEKFSAYFNDSSIFSIPGRMFPVEILHTKEQESDYVEASLITVLNIHLNEPAGDILLFLTGQEEIDVACRTLHERMKRLESMSPPPLIILPVYAALPGEMQSAIFEPTPPGCRKCVIATNIAEASLTIDGIFYVIDPGFAKVKRYNPRTGMESLVVVPISQASAKQRSGRAGRTGPGKCYRLYTEDSYRSEMLPTAIPEIQRTNLANVVILLKAMGINDFLNFDFMDKPPVETLIDALDNLYHLGALDDEGLLTRLGRKMAEFPMDPNMAKMLLTSIDMGCSDEIITIVSMLSIQNIFYRPQDKQAQADRAKSRFTQAEGDHLTLLEVYNQWRRNKFSSLWCHENFLQSRALLRAQEVRKQLISIMDRYNFKVTSCGNDPEKVAKSVCAGFFHHSARRDPQEGYRTILDQQNVFIHPSSALYNRSPEYVVYHELVMTTKEYMRDLTTVKAQWLLELAPSMFKKCEGVSKAKMGQKIEPLHNKFEEKDAWRLSKRRG